In one Myotis daubentonii chromosome 1, mMyoDau2.1, whole genome shotgun sequence genomic region, the following are encoded:
- the LOC132241731 gene encoding LOW QUALITY PROTEIN: alpha-(1,3)-fucosyltransferase 4-like (The sequence of the model RefSeq protein was modified relative to this genomic sequence to represent the inferred CDS: deleted 1 base in 1 codon), producing the protein MGASWGPASCAWRGLRGLPRAAWALAATGLLCTALAAYACWGQLPPLPWASHAPPRPVGVLLWWEPFAGRHNATRPPPPPPDCWLRFHISGCRLLTDRAAYRKAQAVLFHHRDLVKGPLDWPPPWGGRVRSAEELELRVWNEAEEALATSGHRPPGQRWVWMNFESPSHSPGLRSLAGNLFNWTLSYRADSDIFVPYGYLYPRTHPSDQPPGLVPPLSRKRGLVAWVVSNWDERQARVRYYHQLSQHVSVDVFGKGGTRRPVPDIGLLHTVARYKFYLAFENSQHLDYITEKLWRNLLLAGTVPVVLGPDHANYERFVPRGAFIHVDDFPSASALAAYLLFLNRNPAVYRRYFHWRRSYAVHITSFWDEPWCRACQAVQRAGDRPQSKRNLARWFER; encoded by the exons ATGGGGGCATCGTGGGGCCCAGCGAGCTGCGCGTGGCGCGGACTGCGGGGGCTGCCGCGGGCCGCCTGGGCGCTGGCGGCCACGGGCCTGCTGTGCACCGCTCTGGCCGCCTACGCCTGCTGGGGGCAGCTGCCGCCGCTGCCCTGGGCCTCCCACGCCCCGCCGCGGCCGGTGGGCGTGCTGCTGTGGTGGGAGCCCTTCGCGGGGCGCCACAACGCCAcgaggccg cccccccccccccccgactgctGGCTGCGCTTCCACATCAGCGGCTGCCGCCTGCTCACGGACCGTGCAGCCTACCGGAAAGCCCAGGCTGTGCTTTTCCACCACCGAGACCTGGTGAAGGGACCCCTGGACTGGCCCCCGCCCTGGGGCGGCCGCGTGCGCTCGGCAGAGGAGCTGGAGCTGCGGGTATGGAACGAGGCGGAGGAAGCCCTGGCCACGTCGGGCCACAGGCCCCCGGGCCAGCGCTGGGTGTGGATGAACTTCGAGTCGCCCTCCCACTCCCCGGGACTGCGAAGCCTGGCAGGTAACCTCTTCAACTGGACGCTGTCCTACCGGGCCGACTCGGACATCTTTGTGCCTTATGGCTACCTCTACCCCAGGACCCATCCCAGCGACCAGCccccaggcctggtccccccgctGTCCCGGAAACGGGGGCTGGTGGCCTGGGTGGTGAGCAACTGGGACGAGCGCCAGGCCCGGGTGCGCTACTACCACCAGCTGAGCCAGCACGTGTCCGTGGACGTGTTCGGCAAGGGTGGGACCCGGCGGCCGGTGCCTGACATCGGGCTTCTGCACACGGTGGCCCGTTACAAGTTCTACCTGGCCTTTGAGAACTCGCAGCATCTGGACTATATCACGGAGAAGCTCTGGCGCAACTTGCTGTTGGCTGGGACCGTGCCGGTGGTGCTGGGCCCCGACCATGCCAATTATGAGCGCTTTGTGCCCCGCGGTGCCTTCATCCACGTGGACGACTTCCCTAGTGCCTCCGCCCTGGCCGCCTACCTGCTCTTCCTCAACCGAAACCCAGCTGTCTACCGCCGGTACTTCCATTGGCGCCGGAGCTACGCCGTGCACATCACCTCCTTCTGGGACGAGCCTTGGTGCCGGGCCTGCCAGGCAGTGCAGAGGGCTGGCGACCGGCCCCAAAGCAAACGCAACTTGGCTCGCTGGTTCGAGCGGTGA